From the Marinitoga sp. 1197 genome, the window GATGGTTCTATTTTTTACTAAAATGGAAAAAAAATTATTTAGATCAAAAAAGTTAATCAACAAAATTCCTATAGGAAATAACCATAAAAGTAAAAACAAAAAAATAAAAAAATATAATTTTTTCATATATTCCTCCTTGGGGGTGAGATTTTGAAAAGGACAATTTTGTTTATTTATTTCCTAATATTATCACTTTATATATCAGCCAATTTTATATGGTATCCATATTTAACAAATCAAGGCGACACGTATGCCACTATTAATTTTAAAACATTAGATAAAAATATTCAAGTAAAATTATATGAAAATAATGTTTTAATTCAAATACATAAAAACATACAAAACGGAATTGTTAATTTAAAAGTTAAAAATCTCAAGCCAAATACAAAATATGCATATGAAATTATAACAGATGATGACTATTATAAAGGAATATTTAAAACAAAAAACGAACAAACAAAATCATTAAAATTTGTAGTATACGGTGATACAAGATATTATTATAAATATCATAGAATGATTATAGAAAAGATTATAAAGGAAAAACCGGAATTTGTAATTAACGTTGGAGATATGGTAGAAAATGGAAATGAAATGAAATACTGGAATAATTTTTTTTATACAATAAGAGGCTTAAATACTTTTTATTATCCTGTTTTAGGTAATCATGAAAAAAATTCGAAGATTTATTACGAAGCATTTGACTTACCAGAAGGTGGAGGGGATTATAATAAAAGATGGTATAGTTTTTCATATGGAAAATATCATTTTATTATCCTGGATTCAACTATACCAACAAAATCCCAAATTTTTAAAAGTCAAACAATATGGCTTAAAAAAGATCTTGAAAAAAATAAA encodes:
- a CDS encoding metallophosphoesterase family protein, whose amino-acid sequence is MKRTILFIYFLILSLYISANFIWYPYLTNQGDTYATINFKTLDKNIQVKLYENNVLIQIHKNIQNGIVNLKVKNLKPNTKYAYEIITDDDYYKGIFKTKNEQTKSLKFVVYGDTRYYYKYHRMIIEKIIKEKPEFVINVGDMVENGNEMKYWNNFFYTIRGLNTFYYPVLGNHEKNSKIYYEAFDLPEGGGDYNKRWYSFSYGKYHFIILDSTIPTKSQIFKSQTIWLKKDLEKNKNKIISVIYHYPFWNNSIYIWRKQEKKLEDTWRPIFEKYNVKLIFNGHVHGYERFEKNNIIYITTGAGGAPFDKGTKDKYVPYTKKVVYGILEYVLVETSDKDIKITVKAVGESKNFSMKDIKPVNKIIDYVELK